A genomic segment from Estrella lausannensis encodes:
- the rpoN gene encoding RNA polymerase factor sigma-54 has protein sequence MNPKFELKQERKQSLTQKQSQRLIMSAKMQQGIYFLQLPIQELEATIEEELEENPLLDILEERESTPEEDEEWERDPKENLEEELSFNEGDFEALSRMDDDFTENLYQEKISSENREDGDKLKTFLLSLVQKRDTLFENLMRQAEEAFTTESEMKAAESVIGSLDEKGFLTTPLDEIAFLSGEAPELVEYVIRRIQEFDPPGIAATSLRESLLIQLKRKDKENTLAFRIVDEFFDELIQNKIKLIAAKLKESPEMVKQAVKDHIVQLDLNPGYLFANTGQKIIVPDLSIQEEDGILHVKANNDRLPELKINRQYIRLLQDESLNKGEKEFLKNKIESARWLIKNIAQRQSTIEKIGEWLADKQKSFFLDPKGLLTPACMRELADDLSLHESTIARAIANKYLSCDRGVFPLRKFFTASYTNVSGEAVSAKTVKDILKEIIDGEDKKRPLSDLTIEKELERRGIPCARRTISKYRLELNIGNVHQRREF, from the coding sequence TTGAATCCCAAATTCGAGCTGAAACAGGAAAGAAAGCAGTCGCTTACTCAAAAGCAATCCCAGCGGCTCATCATGTCTGCGAAGATGCAGCAAGGAATCTATTTTTTGCAGCTTCCCATCCAGGAGCTTGAAGCGACAATCGAGGAGGAGCTCGAAGAGAATCCTCTTTTGGATATTTTGGAGGAGCGGGAATCGACACCCGAAGAAGATGAGGAGTGGGAGAGGGATCCAAAGGAGAACCTCGAGGAGGAACTTTCGTTTAATGAGGGAGATTTTGAAGCGCTGAGCCGTATGGACGACGATTTCACCGAAAATCTCTACCAAGAAAAAATATCCTCCGAAAATCGAGAAGACGGGGATAAATTAAAAACATTCCTCCTCTCTCTCGTCCAAAAGAGAGATACTCTCTTCGAAAACCTGATGCGCCAGGCGGAGGAGGCTTTTACAACTGAAAGCGAAATGAAGGCCGCCGAATCGGTGATCGGAAGCTTGGATGAAAAAGGATTTCTGACAACGCCTCTTGATGAGATAGCCTTCCTTTCCGGAGAAGCGCCTGAGCTTGTGGAGTACGTGATACGACGCATTCAGGAATTCGACCCTCCCGGGATCGCAGCGACCTCCCTTAGGGAGTCCCTTCTCATTCAGCTGAAACGCAAAGACAAAGAAAACACACTGGCCTTCAGAATCGTCGACGAGTTCTTTGACGAACTGATTCAAAATAAAATCAAGCTGATCGCTGCGAAACTTAAAGAAAGTCCGGAAATGGTTAAACAGGCTGTAAAAGACCATATCGTCCAGCTGGATCTCAATCCCGGATACCTTTTCGCAAACACCGGCCAGAAAATTATCGTTCCCGACCTGTCAATCCAGGAGGAAGACGGAATCCTGCACGTGAAGGCTAATAATGACCGCCTGCCTGAGCTAAAGATCAACAGGCAGTATATCCGTCTCTTGCAGGATGAATCTCTCAATAAGGGAGAAAAAGAGTTTTTAAAAAACAAAATCGAATCAGCGCGCTGGCTGATCAAGAACATCGCTCAGCGCCAGTCGACAATCGAGAAGATCGGCGAGTGGCTGGCCGACAAGCAAAAATCCTTTTTCCTCGACCCCAAAGGTCTTCTGACACCCGCATGCATGCGAGAGCTTGCAGACGACTTAAGCTTGCACGAATCCACCATTGCAAGAGCGATTGCAAACAAATACCTCTCGTGTGACAGAGGGGTGTTTCCGTTAAGAAAGTTTTTTACAGCCTCCTACACGAACGTCTCCGGAGAAGCAGTGTCTGCCAAGACTGTAAAAGATATTCTTAAAGAGATCATCGACGGTGAAGATAAAAAAAGACCTCTCTCAGACCTCACCATCGAAAAAGAGTTGGAGAGAAGAGGAATCCCCTGCGCGCGGCGTACAATCTCCAAGTACAGACTGGAGCTTAATATAGGAAACGTGCATCAAAGGCGGGAGTTTTAA